In Arthrobacter burdickii, one DNA window encodes the following:
- the nadD gene encoding nicotinate-nucleotide adenylyltransferase, producing the protein MGGTFDPIHHGHLVAASEVASVFDLDEVVFVPTGQPWQKADKDVTAAEHRYLMTVIATASNPSFTVSRVDIERPGPTFTIDTLRDLKVQRPDAQLFFITGADAMAQILTWKNAEELWSLAHFIGVTRPGHELNGRGRDVSLLEVPAMAISSTDCRRRVGEGKPVWYLVPDGVVQYIAKHRLYRVRPEDDLSSRVEDGNVLSTEGEHGGNPSSVQQPTG; encoded by the coding sequence ATGGGCGGTACCTTCGACCCGATCCACCACGGCCACCTCGTGGCAGCGAGTGAGGTCGCGTCGGTGTTCGATCTCGACGAGGTCGTCTTCGTCCCGACGGGCCAGCCCTGGCAGAAGGCGGACAAGGACGTCACGGCGGCCGAGCACCGGTACCTGATGACGGTCATCGCGACGGCGTCGAACCCGAGCTTCACGGTCAGCCGGGTGGACATCGAGCGCCCGGGCCCGACGTTCACGATCGACACCCTGCGCGACCTGAAGGTGCAGCGGCCCGACGCCCAGCTGTTCTTCATCACCGGTGCGGACGCCATGGCGCAGATCCTGACGTGGAAGAACGCGGAGGAACTCTGGTCCCTGGCGCACTTCATCGGGGTGACGCGGCCGGGGCACGAACTGAACGGCCGCGGGCGGGACGTCAGCCTGCTGGAGGTACCGGCAATGGCCATCTCCAGCACCGACTGCCGGCGCCGCGTGGGTGAGGGCAAGCCCGTCTGGTACCTCGTGCCGGACGGGGTCGTCCAGTACATCGCCAAGCACCGGCTGTACCGGGTGCGGCCGGAGGACGATCTGTCCTCGCGCGTCGAGGACGGGAACGTCCTGTCGACGGAAGGGGAGCACGGGGGAAACCCCAGCTCCGTACAACAACCAACTGGGTGA
- a CDS encoding glutamate-5-semialdehyde dehydrogenase — MTDLKAETTTETTPARNGAAPALSPEQLTEAVHAITDRARAASRILGRANRARKDRLLLAIADALVARRDVVLAANRTDVDRGRAAGTSDYLLDRLSLDSERVDRLAEALAQLAALPDPVGTAVRAETLPNGLRMRQVRVPLGVVAAIYEARPNVTVDIAGLALKSGNAVILRGGSAAAATNAALVGIIRDTLDAHGLPDDAVLTIDEFGREGAQVLMAARGRIDVLIPRGGRDLIQSVVTTARVPVIETGEGNVHILLDESADEEMAIDILLNAKTQRPSVCNTVETLLVHADSQAARGVLAALVRAGVTLHVDDRSRALLPEGADALPATDDDWGREYMQLDLAVRTVDSVEEALRHIRRWSTGHSEAIITNSLASSEEFVAGVDSAAVLVNASTRFVDGGELGLGAEVGISTQKMHARGPMGLAELTTTKWIVQGEGQIRR; from the coding sequence ATGACCGACCTCAAGGCTGAGACGACCACCGAGACGACTCCTGCCCGGAACGGCGCTGCTCCGGCGTTGTCCCCGGAGCAGCTCACGGAGGCCGTCCACGCGATCACGGACAGGGCGCGCGCCGCGTCCCGCATCCTCGGCAGGGCCAACCGCGCCCGCAAGGACCGCCTGCTCCTCGCCATCGCCGACGCACTGGTGGCCCGGCGCGACGTCGTCCTCGCCGCCAACCGGACCGACGTCGACCGCGGCCGCGCCGCCGGGACCTCCGACTACCTGCTGGACCGCCTGAGCCTCGACTCGGAGCGCGTCGACCGGCTCGCGGAAGCACTGGCGCAACTGGCCGCGCTCCCTGATCCCGTCGGCACCGCCGTGCGTGCCGAGACGCTTCCCAACGGACTCCGGATGCGGCAGGTCCGTGTGCCCCTCGGCGTCGTCGCGGCGATCTACGAGGCGCGCCCGAACGTCACGGTCGATATCGCCGGCCTCGCACTCAAGAGCGGCAACGCCGTCATCCTCCGGGGAGGCAGTGCGGCAGCCGCCACGAACGCCGCCCTCGTAGGCATCATCCGCGACACGCTGGACGCGCACGGACTGCCCGACGACGCCGTCCTCACCATCGACGAGTTCGGCCGGGAGGGTGCCCAGGTGCTCATGGCGGCCCGTGGGCGGATCGACGTCCTGATCCCGCGCGGCGGGCGTGACCTCATCCAGTCCGTCGTGACCACCGCACGGGTTCCCGTGATCGAGACGGGGGAGGGGAACGTGCACATCCTCCTCGACGAGAGCGCCGACGAGGAGATGGCCATCGACATCCTCCTCAACGCCAAGACCCAGCGTCCGAGCGTCTGCAACACGGTGGAGACGCTCCTCGTGCATGCCGACTCCCAGGCTGCCCGCGGTGTCCTCGCGGCGCTCGTCAGGGCCGGTGTGACACTCCACGTCGACGACCGGTCGCGCGCCCTCCTGCCCGAGGGCGCGGACGCGCTGCCCGCCACCGACGACGACTGGGGCCGCGAGTACATGCAGCTCGACCTCGCGGTGCGGACCGTCGACAGCGTCGAGGAGGCGCTTCGGCACATCCGCCGGTGGAGCACCGGCCACAGCGAGGCCATCATCACGAACAGCCTGGCGTCGTCGGAGGAGTTCGTGGCAGGAGTCGACTCCGCCGCCGTCCTGGTGAACGCCTCCACCCGGTTCGTCGACGGCGGCGAACTCGGTCTCGGTGCCGAGGTCGGGATCTCCACGCAGAAGATGCACGCGCGGGGACCGATGGGGCTGGCGGAGCTCACGACGACCAAATGGATCGTGCAGGGTGAGGGGCAGATCCGCCGCTGA
- the proB gene encoding glutamate 5-kinase — protein MAQEQSQHPLASRAGLPAAGRIVVKVGSSSLTSVSGGISSEALVGLADVLAERRLAGTEVILVSSGAIAAGLAPLGLARRPAQLSTQQAAASVGQGLLMAQYSQAFAAHGVTVSQILLTAEDLVRRSHYANAHRAMERLLNFGVVPIVNENDTVASHEIRFGDNDRLAALVAHLVKAEALVLLSDVDALYDGPPSAGASRIPLVTSPADLEGVTIGRAGKAGVGTGGMVTKVEAATIAASSGIPALVTSTANAAAALRGEDVGTWFTATGKRQPIRLLWLAHLARVLGTLVLDDGAVHAVGERRRSLLPAGVVGLSGVFEAGDPVQLVSGDGTVVARGLVNYSSAELPRMLGRSTHDLAEELGAEYERSVVHVNDLVVLQAAAAS, from the coding sequence GTGGCCCAGGAACAGTCGCAGCATCCGCTGGCGTCCCGTGCCGGCCTGCCCGCCGCGGGAAGGATCGTCGTCAAGGTCGGTTCGTCGTCCCTGACGTCGGTCTCCGGGGGGATCTCGAGTGAGGCCCTCGTCGGACTCGCCGATGTCCTCGCGGAGCGGCGGCTGGCCGGGACGGAGGTGATCCTGGTGTCCTCCGGCGCGATCGCCGCGGGGCTCGCGCCCCTGGGCCTTGCACGGCGGCCTGCGCAGCTGTCCACGCAGCAGGCGGCCGCGAGCGTGGGGCAGGGCCTGCTCATGGCCCAGTACTCGCAGGCCTTCGCCGCCCACGGTGTCACGGTGAGCCAGATCCTGCTGACCGCGGAGGACCTCGTCCGGCGATCCCACTACGCCAACGCCCACCGCGCGATGGAACGGCTCCTGAACTTCGGCGTCGTGCCCATCGTCAACGAGAACGACACGGTCGCCAGCCATGAGATCCGCTTCGGCGACAACGACCGGCTGGCCGCCCTCGTCGCCCACCTCGTCAAGGCGGAGGCACTCGTGCTCCTGTCCGACGTCGACGCCCTCTACGACGGACCGCCGAGCGCGGGGGCGAGCCGGATACCGCTCGTCACCTCACCCGCGGACCTCGAAGGGGTCACGATCGGGCGGGCGGGCAAGGCGGGTGTCGGCACGGGTGGCATGGTCACGAAGGTCGAGGCCGCCACCATCGCGGCGTCCTCCGGAATCCCGGCCCTCGTCACGTCGACGGCGAACGCCGCCGCCGCGCTGCGCGGGGAGGATGTCGGCACCTGGTTCACCGCGACCGGCAAGCGGCAGCCCATCCGCCTGCTCTGGCTTGCGCACCTCGCCCGGGTCCTCGGTACCCTCGTGCTCGACGACGGCGCCGTGCACGCCGTGGGAGAGCGGCGGCGTTCCCTGTTGCCGGCGGGAGTCGTCGGACTGTCGGGCGTCTTCGAGGCGGGCGATCCGGTGCAGCTCGTGAGCGGTGACGGAACCGTCGTGGCGCGGGGTCTCGTCAACTACAGCTCCGCGGAGCTTCCCCGGATGCTCGGACGCTCCACGCATGACCTCGCGGAGGAACTGGGCGCCGAGTACGAGCGCTCGGTGGTGCATGTGAACGACCTCGTGGTGCTGCAGGCCGCCGCAGCGTCATGA
- the obgE gene encoding GTPase ObgE, with the protein MASFVDRVVLHVSGGTGGHGCVSVHREKFKPLGGPDGGNGGDGGNVILRVDHQTTTLLDYHHAPHRHATNGGNGMGDWRGGKSGETLILPVPDGTVVKTKDGEVLADLVGEGTEFVAAAGGQGGLGNAALSSQKRKAPGFALLGIPGDERDVVLELKSIADIALVGFPSAGKSSLIAAMSAARPKIADYPFTTLVPNLGVVEAGSTRFTIADVPGLIEGASEGKGLGHHFLRHVERCAALVHVLDCAALETDRDPLKDLGIIERELEKYSVDMSYAGPDGDVVPLNERPRLVALNKVDVPDGRDMADFVRPELEARGYRVFEVSASSHEGLRQLGFAMAEIVENARKAVASAPPKVAPPVLRPRGVNAAPFRIRLEEKDALPLFRVLGEKPERWVKQTDFTNDEAVGYLADRLAKVGVEEELFKVGAKPGDTVVIGEGDGVVFDWEPTMMGGAELLAGPRGSDLRLAEYVRPTREQKREEYQERKDAKAAARADLEADRKAGVWTESVQNRKQPAPAQQEADAESRD; encoded by the coding sequence GTGGCGAGCTTCGTTGACCGCGTAGTCCTGCACGTATCCGGAGGCACCGGTGGCCACGGCTGCGTCTCCGTCCACCGCGAGAAGTTCAAGCCCCTCGGCGGGCCCGACGGCGGCAACGGCGGCGACGGCGGCAACGTCATCCTCCGCGTCGACCACCAGACCACCACCCTCCTCGACTACCACCACGCCCCCCACCGGCATGCCACGAACGGCGGCAACGGCATGGGTGACTGGCGCGGCGGCAAGAGCGGGGAGACCCTGATCCTTCCCGTCCCGGACGGCACCGTCGTCAAGACGAAGGACGGCGAGGTCCTCGCCGACCTCGTCGGCGAGGGAACCGAATTCGTCGCGGCCGCCGGTGGCCAGGGCGGCCTCGGCAACGCCGCACTGTCCTCCCAGAAGCGCAAGGCTCCGGGCTTCGCCCTGCTCGGCATCCCGGGCGACGAGCGGGATGTCGTCCTCGAACTCAAGTCCATCGCGGACATCGCCCTCGTGGGGTTCCCCTCCGCCGGCAAGTCCAGCCTCATCGCCGCGATGTCGGCTGCCCGCCCGAAGATCGCCGACTACCCCTTCACCACCCTCGTGCCGAACCTGGGCGTCGTCGAAGCGGGTTCCACGCGGTTCACCATCGCGGACGTTCCCGGCCTCATCGAGGGTGCGAGCGAGGGCAAGGGCCTCGGCCACCACTTCCTGCGCCACGTGGAGCGCTGTGCCGCCCTCGTGCACGTGCTGGACTGCGCTGCCCTCGAGACCGACCGCGATCCGTTGAAGGACCTCGGCATCATCGAGCGCGAGCTCGAGAAGTACTCGGTCGACATGAGCTACGCCGGACCCGACGGCGACGTCGTCCCCCTGAACGAGCGCCCCCGCCTCGTCGCCCTCAACAAGGTGGACGTGCCGGACGGACGGGACATGGCGGACTTCGTCCGTCCCGAACTCGAAGCGCGCGGCTACCGTGTGTTCGAGGTGTCGGCCTCCAGCCACGAGGGGCTGCGCCAGCTGGGCTTCGCCATGGCGGAGATCGTCGAGAACGCGCGCAAGGCCGTCGCCAGCGCGCCCCCGAAGGTCGCTCCGCCGGTGCTGCGCCCCCGCGGCGTCAACGCCGCACCGTTCCGGATCCGCCTCGAGGAGAAGGACGCCCTGCCCCTCTTCCGCGTGCTCGGCGAGAAGCCGGAGCGCTGGGTCAAGCAGACCGACTTCACGAACGACGAGGCCGTCGGGTACCTCGCGGACCGCCTGGCCAAGGTCGGTGTCGAGGAGGAACTCTTCAAGGTCGGCGCCAAGCCCGGGGACACCGTGGTGATCGGCGAGGGCGACGGCGTCGTGTTCGACTGGGAACCGACGATGATGGGCGGCGCGGAGCTGCTCGCCGGGCCGCGAGGCTCCGACCTGCGCCTGGCGGAGTACGTCCGGCCCACGCGCGAGCAGAAGCGCGAGGAGTACCAGGAGCGCAAGGACGCGAAGGCTGCGGCCCGGGCCGACCTCGAGGCCGACCGCAAGGCCGGCGTCTGGACCGAGTCCGTGCAGAACCGCAAGCAGCCCGCTCCTGCCCAGCAGGAAGCAGACGCCGAGTCCCGGGACTAG
- the rpmA gene encoding 50S ribosomal protein L27, with amino-acid sequence MAHKKGASSTRNGRDSNAQFLGVKRFGGQVVKAGEIIVRQRGTHFHPGANVGRGGDDTLFALEAGAVEFGTRRGRKVVNIVGAAAE; translated from the coding sequence ATGGCACATAAGAAGGGCGCAAGCTCCACTCGCAACGGCCGCGACTCGAACGCACAGTTCCTCGGCGTCAAGCGCTTCGGCGGCCAGGTCGTCAAGGCCGGCGAGATCATCGTCCGCCAGCGCGGCACCCACTTCCACCCGGGCGCCAATGTCGGCCGCGGCGGCGACGACACCCTGTTCGCACTCGAGGCAGGAGCCGTTGAATTCGGCACCCGTCGCGGACGCAAGGTCGTCAACATCGTAGGTGCGGCAGCAGAGTAA
- the rplU gene encoding 50S ribosomal protein L21 produces MVYAIVRAGGRQEKVSVGDLVTLDRVTGQAGSTFKLPALLLVDGAKITSAAEDLAKVTVTAEIVENLRGPKIVIQKFKNKTGYKKRQGHRSELTRVKITGIA; encoded by the coding sequence GTGGTGTACGCGATTGTCCGCGCAGGCGGCCGCCAAGAAAAGGTTTCTGTAGGAGACCTCGTTACCCTTGACCGCGTCACCGGTCAGGCAGGAAGCACGTTCAAGCTTCCCGCCCTCCTTCTGGTAGACGGCGCCAAGATCACCTCTGCAGCGGAGGACCTCGCGAAGGTCACCGTCACTGCCGAGATCGTCGAGAATCTTCGTGGACCGAAGATTGTCATCCAGAAGTTCAAGAACAAGACCGGCTACAAGAAGCGCCAGGGTCACCGTTCGGAACTGACCCGCGTCAAAATCACAGGCATCGCGTAG